From Toxorhynchites rutilus septentrionalis strain SRP chromosome 2, ASM2978413v1, whole genome shotgun sequence, a single genomic window includes:
- the LOC129769185 gene encoding uncharacterized protein LOC129769185, with translation MDELSWVLMNHNLITRNEPIQQHANGNRPNHFKLNMERLRNLLEQQEQNNHAELTSKKQNKFLRMLDAILQNDKVLKEIKEMVAANRLLSEIRYVTTVERMLKHNLDPSLRCCFVCREYFRTADEYTSHFEKLHGEKFLIVAAVDRFQTSQKFNVLHHYNPLNPVTIFTICNVYHTALIKKNKKRRV, from the exons ATGGACGAGTTGAGCTGGGTGCTGATGAACCACAATTTGATAACACGTAATGAGCCAATCCAACAGCATGCCAATGGTAATCGACCAAATCATTTTAAATTGAACATGGAGCGGTTGCGAAACCTACTGGAGCAGCAAGAACAGAACAATCACGCTG agttgacttccaaaaagcaaaacaaattcctgcgtatgctggatgcaattttacaaaacgacaAAGTTTTGAAGGAAATTAAAGAGATGGTAGCGGCGAATCGACTTCTATCGGAAATTCGTTATGTGACTACGGTGGAACGTATGCTGAAACACAATTTGGACCCCTCTTTGCGCTGCTGCTTTGTATGCCGAGAGTATTTCCGCACTGCCGATGAGTATACcagtcatttcgaaaaattgcacggtgagaaatttcttattgttgcggcggtggatcgatttcagactagtcaaaagttcaacgttctacatcactacaatccccttaatccggtgacaatattcacgatttgcaacgtataccacacagccctaataaaaaaaaacaagaaaagacgggtctaa